The genomic stretch GATGTGGAATATAGTGCTGCTTTGCAGAAAGCTAATTTTTACGGTGTACAGTTCCACCCCGAAAAAAGTAGCGATGTAGGCAGTCAAATCCTTCAAAATTTTCTAAATATTGCAGTATGAGAATCATTCCAGCCATAGACATTATTGACGGAAAATGTGTGCGACTTTCCAAGGGCGATTATAGCACCAAAAAAATATACAACGAAAATCCGTTGGAGGTCGCGAAAGAGTTCGAGGCGCACGGTATTCAACATTTACATTTGGTGGATTTGGACGGCGCAAAGTCCAAGCATATTGTCAACTACAAAGTCTTGGAGACCATTGCCTTAAAAACCAATTTACAAATTGACTTTGGGGGTGGACTAAAATCCGGAGATGATTTACATATTGCATTTCAGAGCGGTGCGCACCAAATTACCGGTGGAAGCATTGCGGTGAAGGACAGGGAAACCTTTTTGAGCTGGTTATCGACCTATGGCGCCAGAAAAATCATTCTGGGAGCCGATGCCAAAGATGAAAAAGTAGCGGTATCCGGCTGGCAGGAAGAATCTGATTTGGAGCTAATTCCCTTTGTTCAAGAATACCAATCCGAAGGAATTGAATATGTTATCTGTACCGATATCAGCAAGGATGGCATGCTACAAGGTCCTGCCTTCCAGTTGTACAAAAAAATGCTGTCAAAAACCAAAAAAGGCTTACATTTAATTGCCAGTGGTGGAATCTCCACCTTTGACGAACTCCCCAAACTTGCAGAGATTGGCTGTGAAGGCACAATCATTGGCAAAGCCATTTATGAAGGCAAGATCAGTTTAAAGCAATTGGAACATTATATTCTTGAAAATGGATAAGGAAAAAGAACTCCAGGAAGAATTGGTTTGGAACGCGGGCTACCGTATGAACGAGAGCCTTCGTATGATCAAAATTTGTTTGGATCAGTTGTCGGAAGAGCAGGTATGGGAAAAGCCCAATGAATCCAGCAACAGCATTGCCAACCTCATTCTGCATTTATGTGGAAACATTACCCAATATGGGATTGCTTCCATTCAAAATTTAGAAGATGAACGGATAAGGGACGAAGAATTCTCAACGGATTCAGGTTATACCAAAACGGAACTCATTAAAAAATTGGAGGACACTATCTCCGATGCCAAAAGGGCGTTCTACGATGCTCCGCTCACTGAATTATTGCGTAAACGAAACGTACAAGGATTTAATTTTTCCGGTGTGGGCAACATTATCCATGTCACGGAGCACCTATCCTATCACACGGGTCAAATAGCACTTTGGACCAAAATTTTGCAGAACCGGGATTTGGGCTTTTATGGAGGTGTCAACCTGAATGCCAAGAACGAAAGCTAGCGCTGTAAATAAAGCCTATGAACTGGATATTATTGATAATTGCCGGCTTTTTTGAAGTTGCCTTTGCAGCATGTTTAGGAAAGGCGAAAGAAACAACGGGCACGGAAATGATGTATTGGTACATAGGGTTTGTGGTCTGCTTAGCCATAAGTATGATTTTGCTGGTTAAAGCCACACAGGAATTGCCAATAGGTACCGCATATGCTGTATGGACCGGAATCGGTGCCGTGGGGACCGTACTGTTTGGTATCTTTGTTTTTAAAGAGCCCGCAACATTTTGGAGACTATTTTTTATAACCACCTTGATTGCTTCAATTATTGGTTTAAAAGTAGTATCGCATTAGTGCAATCAAAGAAAAATAAATGCTTACAAAAAGAATCATACCCTGTCTCGATATCAAAAACGGTAGAACCGTAAAAGGAATCAACTTTGTGGACCTTCGCGATGCAGGTGACCCTGTGGAACTGGCGTCCATTTATGCCAAAGAAGGTGCCGATGAATTGGTT from Flagellimonas oceani encodes the following:
- a CDS encoding DMT family transporter, producing the protein MNWILLIIAGFFEVAFAACLGKAKETTGTEMMYWYIGFVVCLAISMILLVKATQELPIGTAYAVWTGIGAVGTVLFGIFVFKEPATFWRLFFITTLIASIIGLKVVSH
- the hisA gene encoding 1-(5-phosphoribosyl)-5-[(5-phosphoribosylamino)methylideneamino]imidazole-4-carboxamide isomerase, with the translated sequence MRIIPAIDIIDGKCVRLSKGDYSTKKIYNENPLEVAKEFEAHGIQHLHLVDLDGAKSKHIVNYKVLETIALKTNLQIDFGGGLKSGDDLHIAFQSGAHQITGGSIAVKDRETFLSWLSTYGARKIILGADAKDEKVAVSGWQEESDLELIPFVQEYQSEGIEYVICTDISKDGMLQGPAFQLYKKMLSKTKKGLHLIASGGISTFDELPKLAEIGCEGTIIGKAIYEGKISLKQLEHYILENG
- a CDS encoding DinB family protein; translated protein: MDKEKELQEELVWNAGYRMNESLRMIKICLDQLSEEQVWEKPNESSNSIANLILHLCGNITQYGIASIQNLEDERIRDEEFSTDSGYTKTELIKKLEDTISDAKRAFYDAPLTELLRKRNVQGFNFSGVGNIIHVTEHLSYHTGQIALWTKILQNRDLGFYGGVNLNAKNES